Genomic segment of Rhodocaloribacter litoris:
GCGGCCCCTGCCGGCCGCAGGATGTTTCCGAAAGGTACACAAAAACGAGCCGCGAGGGTCAACCGATGTGCATCTGGAGTTCCTCGCGGCGGTGCTTCTGGCGGAGCTTGCGCAGGGCTTTCTCTTTGATCTGCCGCACGCGCTCGCGCGTGAGGCCGAAACGCTGGCCGATCTCCTCGAGCGTGAGCGGGTGCTCGCGGCCGATGCCGAAGTAGAGGCGGGTGATTTCGGCCTCGCGCGGGTGGAGCATGCTCAGGGCGCGCTCGATGTCGATCTTGAGCGATTCGTCCATGAGCGTCTCGTCGGGCGAAGCGTCCTCGTCGTCCGGCAGCACGTCGAGCAGGCTGTTGTCGTCCTCCTCGTTGAAGGGCGCGTCCATCGAGAGATGGCGGCCGGTGTGCTGCATGGCCTCCCGGATCTTCTCCACGTCCACATCGAGTTCCTCGGCCAGCTCCTCGATGTTGGGCTGGCGCTCGTGGACCTGGGCCAGCTTGGCGCTGGTCTTGCGGATCTTGGAGATCGTGCCGATGCGGTTCAGCGGCAGGCGGACGACGCGGCTCTGCTCGGCCAGGGCCTGCAGGATGGCCTGCCGGATCCACCAGACGGCGTAGGAGATGAACTTGAAGCCACGCGTCTCGTCGAAGCGCTGGGCCGCTTTGATCAGGCCGTAGTTGCCCTCATTGATCAGGTCGGCGAGGGTCAACCCCTGGCCCTGATACTTCTTTGCGACGGAAACCACGAAGCGCAGGTTGGCCCGGGTCAGCTTGTGCAGGGCCTCCTGGTCGCCCTGCTTGATCCGACGCGCCAGTTCTACTTCCTCATCAGGGGTCAGCAGGGGTATCTGACCGATCTCCTGGAGATACTGATCCAGCATGCGTTGCTGGCGGGGGACGTACATAGACCTTCAGCGGTTTGGTTGTTTGTAGCAGTCCTGTCTCGAGGCGCTCCTCGCTGGTTTCAACTCCTGACGCAGCCGGCGGATGAGCCTCGCGCTAAGCCCCGGCGTGCCGGCAAGCGGCGTCGATGCACGCCTTTTTTCAGCGCGTTGTTCCCGCCAATTCGATATTTCAAGCAAGCTTATGTGGATCCCGGGGGTTTGTTTCCGACGAGTGCAAGAACGCCGTCGGCCACGGTGCGTTCCTCGCTCATGCGCGGCACCTTCGTCTGTGCCCCCACGCGGGGCCGGCTTGCCTTCAGCCAGGCATGG
This window contains:
- a CDS encoding sigma-70 family RNA polymerase sigma factor; amino-acid sequence: MYVPRQQRMLDQYLQEIGQIPLLTPDEEVELARRIKQGDQEALHKLTRANLRFVVSVAKKYQGQGLTLADLINEGNYGLIKAAQRFDETRGFKFISYAVWWIRQAILQALAEQSRVVRLPLNRIGTISKIRKTSAKLAQVHERQPNIEELAEELDVDVEKIREAMQHTGRHLSMDAPFNEEDDNSLLDVLPDDEDASPDETLMDESLKIDIERALSMLHPREAEITRLYFGIGREHPLTLEEIGQRFGLTRERVRQIKEKALRKLRQKHRREELQMHIG